Genomic segment of Seriola aureovittata isolate HTS-2021-v1 ecotype China chromosome 1, ASM2101889v1, whole genome shotgun sequence:
TTAAAGCTCTTAAATATGCAGCATAGGAACATAAATCTCCTAACCCTGATGTTGAATCCCTGCTGCAAAGAATGAGATCACAACGCTCACCcatattatgtgtgtgtgtgtgtgtgtgtgtgtggtgtgtgtgtgtgtgtgtgtgtgtgtgtgtgtgtgtgtgtgtgtgtctaaagcAGCTCAGATTAATGCTGGTTTAAAATTCAACAGTGGATGTTGataatactgaaaaaaaaggtGCTTCGGGAGCAATTGCTTATTATTTGAAGGGATTTCCATAATCTAAAGGCTAATTATGATGTTGTTGTGGATTCATCTGTATCTGACTGCTCAATACGGCTGATGGAGGGAGAGCGCTAAGCTATTGATCTGGGACGGTGAAGGTTACTGTCATCAATCAGAGGGTATGCTGcgctttgtttttgtgccaaCTCGCCCTTTCAAACAGATCTTGCATCCACTTTGGCCTCAGCTCAaggcttctttctttctttctttccttctttctttccatttattcattttgcacAGGCCAagtttttccttccctcctgcAGAGTGAGCTGAGGTGAAGCTTATTCCCGTGACTGTGTTCACCACAGATGTCATGGTTGTCGGGAATCCTCAAGGCTTCCTCCTGGGAACCTCCAGCCCAGCAGGACTTCAGCGAGCACATCGCTCCATCCCTGTGTCTGAGGACTCAGGCTCATGTAAAAACTAAGCTGTTCACCCTGCAGCAGGTGGAAGTGGAGACTCTTTTGGGAACTCAGGGACCTTCGGCGAGatctcagaggaggaggacctgGAGGAAAACCAGGCACCTCTTCCCACAAGCTAAGCCCATGTGGTTCTGCAGCAACTGCAGTGGCACTCAGACTGGGGAGACACTGTACGATTATATTAATTAACTCACACCTCACATTTTAAATCAGCCATTGTGTAACTTCTATACTCTTCTTCTTTACTAGCTACAACTTCTACAAAGCTACAAAACTTTCCCAGTCAAAATAGTCCGCCTGTCTGCCAGCAatcatacactgtaaaaaaaataaaatcctaattttacagaaaataactaagttttctaacagtaatttttttttataaattgtgaacaaaagtctgtaaagttacagaaatgatctgtgaattaaatgaaaagttataaatgaagatagaaaacgttgtcctgtcttctcttcatctcttccctccactcctccacagtctttccacCAACAGTCACAGTGAGACTCACCTGCAATGTGAGTGAGGTCAGTGTCAATCCTTCTGGGTTGGACACACTTGCTGCAGATGTATGACGTTGGCAGCCGGAGggtttttcctccaggcagcggcccccgctctgccacagcagcttcaggtcaccttcctcttcctgtaggctCTGGTCGGTCCTGGGTACAGGTAGTCcaggcagaggagggggaggaacaGAAGAGGGGAGTGGTGCTGGAGCGAGGGGAGGACCAACAGCAGTGAATGAGGGGCCATGCTGTTCATtctctctggaggaggaggaggaggaggaggaggaggaggaggaggaagaggaggaggaggaggaggaggcagaccccTGCTGGAGGGCCCAGGCTGCTCCTCCAGGACATTGAAGTTAAAAGACTGTCCTTGTCCCACCTGGACCAAAGACCctttgctgaagggagagtctggccagcacctggacacacaaacaaacacagactgttttaggGTTTCCAGCTTTCTGGCCggccagcactgcctctctgtTGCCACATAAACCTTGAGATTGAATGACCAGCGAGTCCTCACGGTCCCTCTGGACCACGTGGCCACCGGGTGAAGACGCAGAGCTGGTTGCAAACGGCCTCCACCAGGCGGCTAACACTGGCCCAGTTTGCAGGGCCCgagttcagtccaagaagacagctgaaagatatttagagagcagtgtgtgttaatatacccattttgcattcaggccagtagatgttgcactgttcacatgaagcatcaagatataaacccttgTGGAACCAAACTCTGACGCTGTGggactcacatccagtaccaggaagttgatttctgcaagtaaagaagatacaacagcccaggaaattttactcactgagtatttcacttactgactgtggactgctcacagagccaggtttcagttcatTGCAGCCATGTTGGTTTTTCTTGTGTCGGTATATGAGGTCATGGCACTGTGCTCCCAGTCACTGTATGTTGGCAGCCTTGTCTTTATGTTACGACCCAGCTAGGGGAAAAAGGAAGCAAAATAAACCCAGGTGTTATTagtaaatcaaatttactgatttaatttattgcgtaaccaggagggtaaataattgaacaaaaatacaaacaaggcaagAGGATAACTGAAGTAGGGGAACAGGAACCAACAAAGAGCCTAACACTGCGATTCTaaccaacacaaaaacacaagaagcagcagccctgttcctaatgtgtccaagtctttttctaagggtgtgatgcacaatcagaattttaaacctagcccagtccccaacaatcactaccagcatctcaaaccaaatcaaaatttttcaattttaaatagTTAGTTGATTGTTaattgtacactacagtatttaattcatccatttattagattattttatacgtttccagtgttgtaaattgtttaaattaatgtagtttataatgtccaataaagttatttatttatacattctgctcttaaaagtgttgctacctacacctgtcaacaacagcagaaatgaagttGCAGGTAACAAACTGAATCTGTGATTAGTGaaaacagagaataataaactaactcatcagcagttggtctgtcatttcatcagaggaagatgaactgggagattttctagcatcatcatcatcatcatcatcacagcacattagagaactaaggatgtccatgcagtctcccttcaaccagatgaatggaaactaatgagctgctctgtacatgagctcctccttctgttggcacagatcactcagttttcacagtgtggaaacctttcaaatgacaataaaacacaaacacttgagttaagatgcggtggatcacagttaatcacaaatatcgatcagctgtcaggataggtgcatgaatgtctgcttcagttgaggactggtttgagtattaaatgaataatcttctatatgataaatatttgtctacacattttgtatatgtcacgttatcttaacttgaactatcgcgacgtcttgatgga
This window contains:
- the LOC130169505 gene encoding uncharacterized protein LOC130169505 translates to MSYCLLGLNSGPANWASVSRLVEAVCNQLCVFTRWPRGPEGPCWPDSPFSKGSLVQVGQGQSFNFNVLEEQPGPSSRGLPPPPPPPLPPPPPPPPPPPPPERMNSMAPHSLLLVLPSLQHHSPLLFLPLLCLDYLYPGPTRAYRKRKVT